Below is a genomic region from Gadus chalcogrammus isolate NIFS_2021 chromosome 19, NIFS_Gcha_1.0, whole genome shotgun sequence.
ACAGTTTCAATTGCCCGTGTAATAATCACAGATGTGCCGTCAATATAGTGGcaaataatcaataaaaaaattggcataataatcacagaataaatatattaaatgtgCAAGGTGTCGGGAATCAATGTAACTGGTATAATTAAGATATGCATCATTAATATATGatgaataatatattttttactcagTTTGGTTTGACTGCTCCAGTATTCAGTTATTACAAAACAAACCATATTTCTGCATTAATGATGCGTTCACTTCCAAATCATTGAGAGAAGCTACCAAAGTAAAAGCAACAAAAGATAATATGGAATCAAGAAAGCAGTGACAGGGAATGTTGCAGGAATGTGTAGTGAATTTCTCCATAATAACAGTTCCACTTTTACAGCCCACCCTTGTTATGTACAGCTTTGTAAAAGTGGCAGTTTTCCCCCCGAAGAATGCCACAACAGAGAAGAGTCTCCATTATAGCAACTAAAGAATGTACAGCTACACATGGACTCTCCGGAAGTTATGTGCGTTTGTAATCTTCGCGGAGAAACGATGAGGCTGACAGGAAGAGCAGATTAAAGATTGTATCCACAATTATAGTCATTAAAAGGTACAGGTCCAATGTACATTCAATTAATGTTCTCTTGTGACTAACTGATCAACAactagtgtacacacacaaatctatccatttcaaaatgcataCCTGATAAAAGTTTGAAATAGACTTCTCTAGGAACTTTAATTAAAAGCAAAAGGAAAGGCTTTTAAAGTAACATCATTCGAGTGAAGACTTGTGAAGGCTACCTCTTCATCAATCACAATCCAATCTGTGATGTGAAACACCTCTAAGGAGATCACCCTATAATACGTTTCACCCCTGCCTAGTTCAGTGGTAAGGCGATACGACCACAATTTAAATTGGGAATCCAGTCCTCTGAATTTTCCTTCTTTTGCCACCATTGCAGACCTGTCACCTGAACCCAagtctccccccctctggttAAAGGTGGCGTGCGCTCTCTAATTAAGCCCCTATGAAACGAGGAACTTCCCTTTGGTACGTTCCActgtggtcactgtgatgttccCTGAAGAGCACGGCAATGTGGTGAAGTAGCGAtaaaaaaggtttaaaaaaGGCACAAAGAAAACCTGAGATACATACTCGCCCACTGCGTCGTTTCCAATCGCTGAAAACAAGTCAGAAGGATGTTAGAACCACAGGGGGAAGGGCCTTCAAAATGGAGCCTCACACACAGATCTGACTATGAAGAACCCTTGTGTCGATGGTGATCAGGAGACAAATTAAAACGAGAAAGGAAATCAATGAATCAATAATAAATCACAGCATTCTCGTTAAATATTCACTACCTGAGATTCCTCtgtacatgtctgtgtgtgtacgagtgacAGACAGAAGACAAAGAGGTACAGGTTCTCTTATGgctgccttctcattggttaTAGTAGTAGTGGGCGGGCTTAGGATTGCCTGTGGATTCTGGGGGCCCCAGGTGGTACTGGGTGGGCTGGGTCACACCACCACCCAGCTGGGTTTGGGGGCTCCCTCAGAGAAGTGGGGTGTGGGGATGAGCTGGtcttcacccccctcctcctcctcttcctcagtggCGTCCTCCGTGTCTGTATCTACAGTCAGCAgcacctgcagacacacacacacacacacacacacacacacacacacacacacacacacacacacacacacacacacacacacacacacacacacacacacacacacacacacacacacacacacacacacacacacagttgtgtaAGCATGAGATTAAATTCAAGCGATTCCGAAGGCATGTTAAGAAATTTTCCACTATCAAAAAACTTCCAAAATATTTAAGGGAAACATCTTTTATGCATTACTACTGCCACATTTCCTTCCGATGATCAAACATTTTCCACACGGCGTAGCCAGCAGAGAGTCTGTAAAATAAGATCCCAGGTTGGAAGCCCATCTCTCGGTGTAAAGCTGGGACGCTGATGATCTGTTGGATCCATAAGCTGGCCCTGGCTGCACAGCTATACAACGTTTACGGTCTCGGGGCCTTCTgcaacacccccaccctgctGTGGCCCTCCGGCTCTGATCCGAGAAGCAGAGGCTTCTCTGGGCGCGCTCGTGTGCTCCATAATCCATCCCATAATATTATATCCAGAATAGAGAGACGCAGGGCAGTGGATCACAACACCAGCATTGTGACCACACTGCGTTCGCCTttactctccccctctgtcactcaacctccctccctcttactCATTCTCTCCATTGCGTTTGACCAGCATACTCTtttccccatcctcccccccccccccccgcctccacccaaTCTATCTCATTCTCTCAATCCCCTTCTTCTATTCAGCTCAGCTTTCCATCACATCGCGCATCAGGGGGAAATAGAGGGGGAATAGAGCTTGATTCCCAAATGTCACGTTTAATACCGAGATGAAGGGATGTTGTGTTGCTCCCAGAGGGGAaagcgtgtgtgcctgtgtgtgtgcctgtttgtgtgtgtgcttttgagcacgcatgtgtgtgtgtaaacgtgtgtgtgtgtaccagggccCCCAAGAGGAATCCACTATTCCATAGTTCAGAAGGAAGACACGGGCTACTGTTCAAGTGACATTGTGGGCGGCCTTTGCGGCTGCGTTCCCGTGGCCTCAAGACAACAGGGGCTGTTGAAGTGACAGAGTCCTTCCATGTTCCCACTGCGCTTTGCTACCACTAATGGGGTAGAAAAAAACAGGCCAACTGTTTGTGCCATACAAGAGCCATGGTGTAACTTGGAACAAGCTCTGAGGTGATGTGTTGACGCATGCTCAGAGTCCACTCGGAGTGCCCCGCTGTGGTTTAGCCTGGCGGACGTAGTCACAGTTTGTTGTACCATTTAGGAGAAAGAAAGGCCACGAAGGCCAATATGTGACATGGTGCCAAGTCTGTATCTAACAGGTTACCATTCCCCATATAATTAAGAACTCAGTTATTTCTCCATTGTCGATCGTAGCCATGCATTCTGGATGTACGATGCTGATGGTGATGCGGCTGGTCTCACAGTTGGTCTTATCTGGTGAAAGTCATTCTGGGTAATGTAGGAAATGAACACTCTGGGACAGATGAGTCCCGACTGGTAGTGAATAGAGAATCCTTAGAATAACGACGAACCCTACAACCACACAGATAGGAAAGTAAACAGGGGGATTTTTAGCCCCTATTATTCCCAATTTCGTATAAACAATACAGCAAGGTTTTATGGGACGTTTTTTGTCCATGATCTCACCTGGGATTCGTCGTCGGCAATGAACGGCAGGGAGCCCGACCGCGGGAGGCCGGGGCCGCTGTCGCACGAGTCCTCCATGCTCTTCGTCGTCTTGTACTTCCTCATCATCAGACTGTCCACCACCCAGAACATGATGGACTGCAGGCGGGCGAGAGACACAGGAACAGAGTTGGAGAAGATACTGAGTTCAGAGTCTAGATCTCTCTCACTGTATACATCTTTagaccgttgttttttattatatgTTAATACAAATATTCCATCtataatatattgaatataataaGCCCATATATGTccagttagggagagagagatgttttgGAACAGTTTAATTGACAGTTGATTGTCAACTATTTTCATCCCTCTCAAAACTGAAACACCATCTCTATCTTTAACTttaatcttatcttatcttctcATCTGGGGAGCGGAGGAAGGTTCTGGAAGTTTGAGAGCCCACTCACGTTGACTATGAAGGGCACGATGAGCATGACAACCACCAGCTCCAGCTGGGGATCAGTGATGTAGCTTAGCAACACCGCCTGCAACTGTAAACAAAAGGGGCGGTCATATAAGGTTGGACCTTCTTCTGAccttttacttttactcaaaaaaaatatatatatagaaatgtaCATTCATGTTTACATAGGTGTTGCTTGTTCAACATTCTTTGTTATAACTGAAGTGACCTCCATTTTCTTTTCTGTATTTGTTCATACAGGGATAACTGACATGGAGAAGGACGTGTTATTCATTTTTACAAGCAAGTGTTTCACCTGTTCACCTTGCTCTTGCACTCTACAGTATGTTAGTATGTTAGCTTGTTATACAGCATGAGCGAGAACAGACTGAGTGAAAGGGTGCATCACAAACCACACatcctatatataatataattcaaAGTATTAGAAATATActtattaaatataaatacacatatttTTCACATATTTCTATGAACAATAattatttctttaaaataataatcattatttctttaaaataataataattacgtTAAAAAAAGACCCTTTTTTCAATACTTTGCAATGCTAGATTGTAGTCGAGATTAAGATTTACAGATCCAAAAGTGTTAAGGTTAAATAAAAAGGTTAAAACATCAAACTTATAATGTATTACCGTAGTTCCCGATACAAGACCAGATGTATTTCTGCATTTGGAggtttatttgtatattgtgAAAAGAGATACAGAAAAGTAGCCGTTTGTGGCTAgcttctatgcgtgtgcgtgtgcgtgtgcatgtgcatgcgtgtgtgtgcgtgcgtgtgcatgtctgtgtagtGTGGCGGGGGCCCCACACTCACGTTGGTCCAGCCGGGGACCAGCAGCACCAGGCTGACCACGGCCTTCTCCAGCACCATGATGACCAGGTAGAAGCCACACTGTCCCAGCCATGCCGCAGCCTGGGGGGGGTCACCTGGAGGTCAGACAGAGGTCAGCGCCATGGGAAACCCCAGAGGGGTAACCCCACAAGGTCAAAGTCCTAAACTCTGAAATATGTTaatttatctgtgtgtttgctattaataatattttgctaTTGTCAGTAGCACTTGACTGTAGTGATTTGGGGGACACTAAATCTTATGATTGGTCCAGATACATTTAATTAAGGAGCTGGTATGGGGTAAGGCTCCTTGCTTTGGTTTGGAGCCAGACACCAATGAAACCACAATACACTACTGCTCGCGAACGTAGCTCCGTTGTTCACTAATGGTTCAAGAGCGGCATCTAGTGGTCATGGTTGGAAGTACAAAGCATTGTTTAATTGAAAGTTCCAGCGTGTAGCATCTAGCATCAATTTAGTTGCATCTagcggtgaggttgcagattgcaaccaactgatTACCACCCCTCAACCCTCCCTCGACTAGGGTGCCCTCTACTGGCCATAATGTAAggtaatttaaaaataattgtGTCATGGTCTAACTACAGCATTGAGTAGCCAAACTTAAAGTGATGGGGTTCCTGTTAAACGCCATTATCATTGAATCACCTGAATACATATAATATTTTGGTGAGGGCAAAGAAAATACTAGCCATCACTTGCTATATGAATTATATCTTAAGCTCTATATCGTTGAAAAGATTAACTTGCAAACCAGATCCTGTTTTCTCAGGTCTCACATGTTTGGGTGAAGGTTTACTTTAACAATTTATTAATACCGGAGGGGGATTTCAAGTGTTTGATGTGTCTTATCTTTGAAGGCCAAATAACACCACTAATGACACACCAGGTTTTTTCCAATTTGCTGATTCACCGAAATTGCACCAATCATGTTGGTGCTCCTTTATTTGGTTTGCATGTGTCTGGTCTATCTAAcaaagggctgtgtgtgtgtgtgtggcctcggCCAGGCAGTCTGTTGTTGCAAGGCAAACATTTGCGCTCGTTTCAAAATGGCCGCTCACCGTATTCTCCAAACGTGAGCAGTGTCCACTGCTTGTGCTCCACCAGCTTGGACACCAGCCGGACTCCCGCCCAGATGAACAGCATCCCCAGTGTGGCGTCCAACAGGAAGTTGATTAAGTAGCTACAGGAAATGACACGAAATTCCGGTTGGTTATCCCCGTTGAATATACAACCATAGAACGACGATAACGATGATGGAGATACTAGTGTTTAACAGACACATGAAAAGGTTGCCATTCTATAAATCACAATCTCAAAACCTAACAACAATTACAACATGCAGTTTTATCCATAGCATGCGGCCCGGGGACCAACGATTCTAACTGAAAAGACTTTACTAACTGaatcaataaatcaatgaaTAATTGGTCAATCAATTAATTGGTTTTTGGTCCTTCTGCTGATGTTATCAGGCCTAATAAAACAGTCTATGGCGTCCCCTTGAcgggggggcccctgggggggtCCTGGGAGGACCTACAGAGAGCAGGGGTCCTCCTCAGTGAGCGTGGACAGGAACACGTTGGCCAGGTGGATGAACAGCGCCCCGATGGCCTGCTTGGACGTGTCATAGAacctggggggagaggaggggggggggggggaacaggaagtgatgagGGCCAGGCGCAAGTGTCCGCAGGGGAACCgatgagggagagaagaggaagactCAAAGCCACGATGtagactaaggcccaatcccatttctaccccttccccctcccccttgttttgaagggggaaggggtaaggggtagaa
It encodes:
- the tmem110l gene encoding transmembrane protein 110, like, translating into MDINGYKEILLPDRLDINKVTEITNMSDIIEATPHGCDNGALTDRFGVLIQGLLGVVAFSTLMLKRFREPASIRRPWRIWFYDTSKQAIGALFIHLANVFLSTLTEEDPCSLYLINFLLDATLGMLFIWAGVRLVSKLVEHKQWTLLTFGEYGDPPQAAAWLGQCGFYLVIMVLEKAVVSLVLLVPGWTNLQAVLLSYITDPQLELVVVMLIVPFIVNSIMFWVVDSLMMRKYKTTKSMEDSCDSGPGLPRSGSLPFIADDESQVLLTVDTDTEDATEEEEEEGGEDQLIPTPHFSEGAPKPSWVVV